The following are from one region of the Cellulomonas sp. WB94 genome:
- a CDS encoding beta-galactosidase, whose product MSADAPRDPGEIPSGVLFGAAYYHEYRPTPQLDRDLNLMVEAGFTVIRVGESVWSTWEPEEGRFDLDWLEPVLDGAYARGIQVILGTPTYAAPPWMARLHPEIVGDTATNTPMRWGSRQEMDFTHPAFRFYAERVSRAIIRRYLDHPAIIGYQVDNEPGIRLLYNTGVFQRFVDHLRATYGTVERLNEAWGLVYWSHRLSTWADLWVPDGNAQPQYDLAWRRFQAQLVTEYIGWQADIVREEVAETHPERFVTTCISYDQLGVEDERISDRLTIASGNAYYEMQDALTYPSTEPMSPGWIVSGVWGVYQLADLMYSSRQAPFLVTETNAGSIGHGSVNSVAYDGQWRQSAWALVSRGARMVEYWHWHTLPFGTETFWGGVLPHDGRPGRAYAEIARIGAELRAAEEVLTDAEPDADVAFLYDSDSKWALSFGPLSPLPGATGWGDADSYRGLALPFYRGAFDAGLQVNTIRPRQLFGDPGGRPAQDPREFAARRPVLVVVGQFTATDSQLEWLVAYAAAGGHLVVGPRTGYGDEESRARVEVKPAIVSAAAGVSYQESSNLHSPVTVTPGPASASAELRLDEGAAATAWSDYLVPTTADVLVGYDHPHHGSWAAVTTQRHGDGRITVVGTVPNQALATSLLRWATPTRVTQDWVDLPDSVRVTTSRAAGGRRIWFLHHWAWGEADVTCPRDLDDVLAPDTTVLAGHTIRLGPWDVRVLVDHPSDDRSSS is encoded by the coding sequence ATGAGCGCCGACGCCCCGCGCGACCCGGGAGAGATCCCCAGCGGCGTCCTGTTCGGTGCCGCGTACTACCACGAGTACCGGCCCACGCCGCAGCTGGACCGCGACCTCAACCTCATGGTCGAGGCCGGCTTCACGGTGATCCGTGTCGGCGAGTCGGTGTGGTCGACCTGGGAACCCGAGGAGGGCAGGTTCGACCTCGACTGGCTCGAGCCGGTCCTCGACGGCGCCTACGCCCGCGGGATCCAGGTGATCCTCGGCACCCCGACCTACGCCGCGCCGCCGTGGATGGCGCGGCTGCACCCCGAGATCGTCGGCGACACGGCCACGAACACCCCGATGCGCTGGGGCTCGCGCCAGGAGATGGACTTCACGCACCCTGCGTTCCGCTTCTACGCCGAACGTGTCTCCCGCGCGATCATCCGCCGCTACCTCGACCACCCCGCGATCATCGGCTACCAGGTCGACAACGAGCCCGGTATCCGGCTCCTGTACAACACGGGCGTCTTCCAGCGCTTCGTCGACCACCTGCGCGCGACGTACGGCACCGTGGAGAGGCTCAACGAGGCGTGGGGGCTCGTCTACTGGTCGCACCGCCTGTCCACCTGGGCCGACCTGTGGGTGCCGGACGGCAACGCGCAGCCCCAGTACGACCTGGCGTGGCGCCGGTTCCAGGCGCAGCTCGTCACCGAGTACATCGGCTGGCAGGCGGACATCGTCCGCGAGGAGGTCGCCGAGACCCACCCCGAACGGTTCGTGACGACCTGCATCTCGTACGACCAGCTCGGGGTCGAGGACGAGCGGATCTCCGACCGGCTGACGATCGCGTCGGGCAACGCGTACTACGAGATGCAGGACGCACTCACCTACCCCAGCACCGAGCCGATGTCGCCGGGCTGGATCGTCAGCGGGGTCTGGGGCGTCTACCAGCTCGCGGACCTCATGTACTCCTCGCGCCAGGCGCCGTTCCTGGTGACCGAGACCAATGCCGGGTCCATCGGCCACGGCTCGGTCAACTCGGTCGCGTACGACGGGCAGTGGCGGCAGTCCGCGTGGGCGCTCGTCTCCCGCGGGGCCCGGATGGTCGAGTACTGGCACTGGCACACGCTGCCCTTCGGCACCGAGACGTTCTGGGGCGGGGTGCTCCCCCACGACGGTCGTCCGGGCCGCGCCTACGCCGAGATCGCGCGGATCGGAGCCGAGCTCCGCGCCGCCGAGGAGGTCCTCACCGACGCCGAGCCGGACGCCGACGTGGCCTTCCTCTACGACAGCGACTCCAAGTGGGCGCTGAGCTTCGGCCCCCTGTCCCCCCTGCCGGGGGCGACCGGGTGGGGCGACGCCGACTCCTACCGGGGCCTCGCCCTCCCGTTCTACCGGGGAGCGTTCGACGCCGGGCTCCAGGTCAACACGATCCGCCCGCGCCAGCTCTTCGGGGACCCGGGCGGCCGACCGGCTCAGGACCCGCGGGAGTTCGCCGCGCGGCGACCCGTGCTCGTCGTGGTCGGCCAGTTCACCGCGACGGACTCCCAGCTGGAGTGGCTCGTCGCGTACGCGGCCGCGGGTGGGCACCTCGTCGTCGGACCCCGCACGGGCTACGGCGACGAGGAGAGCCGCGCTCGCGTCGAGGTCAAGCCCGCGATCGTGTCGGCGGCCGCGGGCGTCAGCTACCAGGAGTCCAGCAACCTGCACTCCCCCGTGACTGTGACACCCGGCCCGGCATCCGCGTCGGCCGAGCTGCGTCTCGACGAGGGTGCCGCGGCCACCGCGTGGAGCGACTACCTGGTGCCCACGACCGCCGACGTGCTCGTCGGGTACGACCACCCGCACCACGGCAGCTGGGCGGCGGTGACCACTCAGCGCCACGGCGACGGCCGGATCACGGTCGTCGGCACGGTGCCGAACCAGGCGCTGGCGACGTCGCTCCTGCGGTGGGCGACGCCGACCCGCGTGACCCAGGACTGGGTCGATCTCCCGGACTCGGTGCGCGTGACGACCTCACGGGCTGCGGGCGGGCGCCGCATCTGGTTCCTCCACCACTGGGCGTGGGGCGAGGCCGACGTCACCTGCCCTCGCGACCTCGACGACGTCCTGGCACCGGACACCACGGTGCTCGCCGGTCACACGATCCGGCTCGGCCCGTGGGACGTCCGTGTCCTCGTGGACCACCCTTCTGACGACCGGAGCAGCTCATGA
- a CDS encoding glycoside hydrolase family 43 protein, with protein sequence MTIDLKNPSIAGFHPDPSVVRVGEDYYVACSTFEYLPGIPVFHSRDLSTWTLIGHVAERVGQLAVEQVPTGGGAWAPTIRYHDGTFWIAITDALGRNTMLFSATDPAGPWSDGVPVEGINGIDPDLAWDEDGTCYMTYSALRLVGDELGTHHGIEQVRIDPHAAKALEEPRSMWSGTGLMFPEAPHLYQRDGWWYLMIAEGGTERGHSVSIARSSRPDGPFEGNPANPILSARSTSRPVQNTGHGDLVRTPDGEWVMVLLGMRTTGGTRAFSPMGRETFSTHVTWVDGWPTAEPVILTAPASGSFEDTFDEAELGGEWIAVRRLPAEVADLTERPGHLVLHGDGTDMSSSRPQFVGFRQAHHRMRWAADVDATAGTGGLTLRYDEAHHYDIEVGDGIIVARGHLASLQQTWCTPAPAPEAPLTLWIETVPVQFSGFENMGSDTVRLGYDGPDGPVALAELDGRYLSAEVTASFTGRVLGVYARDGLIAVDTVRYDGRDD encoded by the coding sequence ATGACGATCGACCTCAAGAACCCGTCCATCGCCGGCTTCCACCCGGACCCCAGCGTCGTCCGCGTGGGCGAGGACTACTACGTCGCCTGCTCGACGTTCGAGTACCTGCCCGGCATCCCGGTGTTCCACAGCCGAGACCTGTCGACGTGGACCCTCATCGGTCACGTCGCCGAGCGGGTCGGGCAGCTCGCCGTCGAGCAGGTGCCGACCGGGGGCGGCGCCTGGGCGCCGACGATCCGGTACCACGACGGCACGTTCTGGATCGCGATCACCGACGCGCTCGGGCGGAACACGATGCTCTTCAGCGCGACCGACCCGGCCGGGCCGTGGAGCGACGGCGTGCCCGTCGAGGGCATCAACGGCATCGACCCGGACCTCGCCTGGGACGAGGACGGCACGTGCTACATGACGTACTCGGCCCTGCGGCTCGTCGGCGACGAGCTCGGCACGCACCACGGCATCGAGCAGGTCCGCATCGATCCCCATGCCGCCAAGGCGCTCGAGGAGCCGCGGTCGATGTGGTCGGGGACCGGCCTGATGTTCCCTGAGGCCCCGCACCTCTACCAGCGCGACGGCTGGTGGTACCTCATGATCGCCGAGGGCGGCACGGAGCGTGGCCACTCGGTCAGCATCGCCCGGAGCAGCCGGCCCGACGGACCGTTCGAGGGCAACCCGGCGAACCCCATCCTGTCCGCCCGGAGCACCAGCCGGCCCGTCCAGAACACCGGGCACGGCGACCTCGTGCGCACCCCGGACGGCGAGTGGGTCATGGTCCTGCTCGGGATGCGCACCACGGGCGGGACCCGCGCGTTCTCCCCCATGGGTCGCGAGACCTTCTCCACGCACGTCACCTGGGTCGACGGGTGGCCCACCGCTGAGCCCGTGATCCTCACCGCACCCGCGTCGGGCAGCTTCGAGGACACGTTCGACGAGGCCGAGCTCGGCGGGGAGTGGATCGCGGTGCGCCGACTGCCCGCCGAGGTCGCCGACCTCACGGAGCGCCCCGGCCACCTCGTCCTGCACGGCGACGGCACCGACATGTCCAGCTCACGGCCGCAGTTCGTCGGGTTCCGGCAGGCGCACCACCGCATGCGCTGGGCCGCCGACGTCGACGCCACGGCGGGCACCGGCGGGCTGACCCTGCGCTACGACGAGGCGCACCACTACGACATCGAGGTGGGGGACGGCATCATCGTCGCGCGGGGCCACCTCGCGAGCCTTCAGCAGACGTGGTGCACCCCGGCACCGGCTCCGGAGGCTCCGCTGACCCTGTGGATCGAGACCGTGCCGGTCCAGTTCAGCGGGTTCGAGAACATGGGCTCGGACACCGTCCGCCTCGGGTACGACGGTCCCGACGGACCCGTCGCACTGGCCGAGCTCGACGGCCGCTACCTCTC